Genomic DNA from Vanessa atalanta chromosome 17, ilVanAtal1.2, whole genome shotgun sequence:
aaaaaacaaaaaaaaaaaaaatttagtacacCAAATGTGTCAGGAAAGCTGGTTCATTTtacccagaggatcggaattgcgattcaatggtAAAATGCTGTTAGCATTCCTGCGACAATTCCACGCCGTCATGATTTGTAcggtaacaattttaaatttgtatttatatatagttaaggcaataatgttaataattcttatgtaaataaagtaactgCTTAACAAGACGAACTTTGAAACTAATTACAAGCCTTCCCGTCGCTCAGCCATCGCTCATATTCAACACGGACCTCGTGGATCTCGATCGTACCAAACCGGTTGTTTCTACAACAACAACACTCGATGTATCAAACGTGTTTTAActgtaaaattaaagattttatttttccgTTTTATTggtatagtttataaaataaaaatcagagCGCACGGAACTTGATTCTGAAGcaaaaaaagcaaatacaaaGTCATAAGCGAATACAAACTACTGGTAGTGAGAacgacggtttttttttaatacgttaatCTATATAACAGAACTTCAATGACTTTATAATATTCCACGCGCACCATCctcattttattactatttactatgacaaagttaaaagttaattatgtaTGTCAAACATTACAAACAGTCAACGTTGCTGCATTATTAAACAAAGTACATAATTCCAATataatatagcaaaaaaaaaactagctcAATCGCGTAACATTAATCCAGTTCAATCGaactaaacaaaactaaactatAATCATAAAGGCATAATGTTTAAATCCGCGTATACTTCCTTATATAATCAGTAATAATATAGTCTTGCCTGTTTCTCCAGCGTTATAATCGCTTGCAAAATCCACTTCTTAATGCAAAGATAAATACAGCTACGTTAAACAACTGCTCACGTTTCGAACCTTATTGCGTAGTGATAAGGTTACGATTTAAATAGCACTAGTTAACCCAGCAGTCGAGTTTGTAATGTCGGTTGCTTGTAACGTACGCTGACTGTTCCGTTGACTTCTGTCTGTCGTATACCGGCGAAAGACGTGTCgtctacataatttaaatatttaaactttgattttaattaaacatacagCAGTGTCATTTGAAAGTATGCATatgaatgataattaattttacttgtttTGGTGTTTTGTGATACAAAAACTTCAAGAGTGTTTATTGGGCAAGAGTGGTCAAGagcaatattttatgaatataatcgtttaataaaaacagtataaGTAGGTATTATGCTACTGACGTTTGAAATATTAGTTGTTGTGAAAAAACAGTGTTTACTATCGTAAATATTAGAGCTATGAAGTATTACTGGATAGTATTATGGTCGCTATGGGCAGGCCGACTGGTTCGGCAGCCAACGTTACCGGTGCGCGTGCGCAGTGGTCTAGTGCGCGGGTCAATGGCAGCTGATGGTACACATATAAGTTACCTGGGAATACCGTACGCTTCTTACGAACAAAGATTCCAGGTTAGATATCTCGATAGTACGAATTAATGTATGCAAATACGTATCCGAgatttgaaattgtttatatagaACACTTCACAATGctacttttaaaatacaataataaaataaataaaaatcgtatttattCATGACTAAAGAACTTGCTTTTAGATCCTACACCAAACACCAACTACAAAAATATCTGAggaattatagtaaaaaagtgAATATGTTTTTACTGGAAGTATACATGCAGgcatttttttatcgttttgtgATAAACAAATTGAATACCCGCATAATAAAGGCGCTGTTCAAATGAATCtgcgtattttttatatgaggGCACCTTCATAATGTAAccaattgaataaaaaagagATATTATAATCGCGAAGCTAACGAAGAACATAAACAAGAAACATAACGTTGAATAGACAATTTTTTAGATTCACGAATACACGAACATCTTATacaccaaaaataataaacgaactcttttataattgattatttccTAACATACTAAAACTACACACTTACACGGTATCTATGTAGTTAGTGTTTATGAGCAAAGGTAATCAATCCCTTAACATCCGAcgagtaacataaaaataaaacaaatgtatttatcgtcaataacttttaaaaactaattgtaCACAACAACATTCTAATCAAACCAATGATGTTTTTTTCAGAGTTCTCGTCCGAGTCCACAATGGGAAGGCACATTAGAAGCAATCGAGGAACACATTAGGTGTTCACAAAGATTCTCCAAATCTTTGATTTTGGGACAGGAAAACTGCCTCACGCTAAACGTTTACACACCCGCCCAACCAGCTGATAAACTTCGACCTGTAATGGTTTATATTCATGGCGGTGGTTTCAGAGACGGCTCCGGTTCGCCATTTCTATATGGACCGGATTATTTAGTCAAACACGATGTTATTCtagttacatttaattatagacTTGAAGTATTAGGATTTCTGTGCCTAGGTATTGAAGATGCTCCTGGAAACGTAGGTTTGAAAGACCAAGTGCAGGCATTACTGTgggttaaaagaaatattagagCTTTTGGTGGTGATCCCGATAACGTAACATTATTCGGTGAAAGTGCTGGATCAGCATCTGTGCTTTACCATATTATTTCACCATTATCCAAAGGACTCTTCCAAAGAGCAATCATGCAAAGCGGCTCAGCAATGTCACCTTGGAGTTTACAATTTGAGCCTATGAAAACGGCAAGAGAATTGGCGAAACAAATGGGTTACAACTTAGAAGATCCTCaccaattatatgaattatttcaaagtaaatcAGCTGAAGAATTACTTAGCACGCGAATACCGAGACTTGAAGGTGATGTCGTGCTATCAGAGAATATCTTCGTACCGTGcgtagaaaagaaaataccaaATGAAGAACAATTTATTAGTGACGTACCCTTTAACTTGATATCGAAGGAGATGTACAATAAAGTTCCTATTATTATGGGTTATAATAACGCCGAAGGCTATATGTTTGTTGGTAAAGAAAACGATACTACAAAAAGTCAATTCAATTTCTACAGCGCAATGCCCAGAGATCTAGAATTCGTATTAAACGATGATAAAGTAAAAATAGCACAACAACTTCAAAAGATTTACAACGGCAGTAATAATTCAGACGATATGTTACTAAGATTATCAGAATTCGAAGGTGACTCTGGTATTATATATCCCGTAACTATAACAACTGAAATGCTTGCTAAAAGTAATAAACACCCGGTTTATGCGTACAAACTCAGCTATGATGGATGGATGAACATACTCAAAATGCTAATTAAATTTTGGAAGTATCCCGGCGCCACCCACGCCGACGatctattttatatgtttaagatGAAAGTGACGTTAGTGCAATCGTTCTTTGAAATGGACACAATTAATAGGATCACGACATTGTGGACGAATTTCGCTAAATATGGGTAAGATCTTGTTTAATATAAGAAGTTTTACTGCTGAGGAATTGTTATATAAAGGCAAATTGTTCAttcaatattattcttaaaaagcaTATTGTGATTTCCAAGATGTACCATCGACTATGCTAGTGTCAATCTTTCTGGGAAGGTACTACCCACTCTTCAactttttaaacacaaaatatcaAATCTTTATATAGctgatataaatacaaaaaatcacTAATATATGCCCAAAACGGCCCGCGTGCACGTCATTCTTCACtaaaaattatagattttttatatccGGACAAGCGCCACCGAGTTGTGATATccttatgtttgtatttttaattaatttcgttgTTGCTTGAATATCTGTAACATGTTCATACCTGCATTAGAGGCGCGTGATGATATACGCTTCTATCCTTCTCCTTGGGAAGACGCTTAAGTCGAACTGTTACTTTTACGTTAACATCATTTTTCGTATTGATAATAGTAGTATTTTACACAATTCATTATTAATGCATACTCAATTACGTTTCAGAGACCCATCACCTGCTATAACCCAAGAGTTACCAATGAAATGGCTCCCAGTTGACAAAAACGACCCCCATTTACTGGTCATTGACAGAAAGTTCTCAAGCGAACCGCTATGGGACGacgataaattgttattttggaATAAAACTTACTCCAAATTTAGAAGAAAGAAGTAATGTTGTATTAACAGATCTAAAAgactttattttaagaatttatttatttatgttaaattaatatatggaATGATAAATGTGTGATCAGAACAAAAATTTGTTACATTGTTGGAGAATTTTCTATATTAGTTAATGGAACAGAGGCTTAGGACACTGATTGTTAATTACAACTTGATTACTGTTgtgattaagtaaataaaacttttgtattttatttatatatagacattttattagtaatatcaGGATTATTCGAGATAGTGAGTgtatattcaaacgattttatatgaacgatccacaattttagttattgttaattaaacaaatcaattacacagatatattcacaatagtcattaatatcgattcgttaataaatcatttacaaaagaataaagataatgttggaaattagcgattcgtcgcaAACGTGGTGCGCGGGATATCTTGAATGTCTGTCGATTCAAGATGGCTGCCGCGCTACCATCGACGCGACGCTTCACTAGAGCACCGTTCAACTCCCATTgacactcttttccaaccagtaTGAATAAATAAGATGACGGACCATACGCCgtcatatataaacatttcaataCGTCACATTAAACCACGAGGGACAACGTCTTGAACGTCAACGTGTGATGAAAGATATggcaaatatttcttacagcgtaaATGTCTGGTGGCTAGTTAACATCAAGTatcccatttgccagtccacgtACCCATCTGTGTCGTATTTAGGTTCgaacttcatttattttttgtcaatagaCATTACagcaaattacattacataatattctttatttgtaaaagaaaataagaaatgtCCAGTgtcttaataatatacatttttatttattaacaaaattgaaCATTGAAGAgataggtttttattttttacataaactgACAAATCACATGGTATTCAGTTAAATTTAGATACTCGTATAGGTTTccaaatagttattaaaaacctcttaatatatacttataatattctttatacacaatatttatttagttttgatctatactttttataaaaatattaaatattatggcATGACCGATTTGGATGATTTAAAATGTGTTCCATAGAGGTAGGTAGATTTTTACTACTCATTGTACTCATCCTCATTAATTTTCATCAATCTTGTTTTGCCAAAAATCTACCCTCGGACCTAGAAATAACTAACGAAATAAACTtagcaatttcttttttaagtatcttacaaaaacattttttttttcgagttctatttttagtaattttagtgcattcgttttattttgttcataattaAAAGAATTCAATTTACGACGTCAAATTGAACACCAATAATAGGTATATCTAGTCGTAGCAAATATTTCTCATTAATAATTCCTTTCAAGTTGACGCTGCATTGTTTTCAAAGAGGCCAAGATCAGACGACGTTGGCAACTCgctttgattgtttttatatctttgtaATTATCAAACAGACGTTGATTGGTTTGGTATCCGACTTACAATCTTGTTTAAAAGTACTATCAAAAGTAAACCAAATTGtgattgattatataatatctatgtatattaaataccttTATTACACACGTAAAGTTtgattgagtcagtgtaatttcACAacaaggcacaagggacataacttatattttagggacattacttattttttaaagttggtAGCGCGATGAAActaatctacatatataaaagcgaaataccacgcactaattaatcacgaaatctcagacactataacacctacaaacttggaatttggcaggtaggttccttatagggtgtaaaAATCCGGATTTCACGAAACTCTATCCCTAAAGGGGTAAAACTGGGGTTGGAATTTTCTATGATAGTCCTTTAATGGGGCACAGCTAGTTGCAAATATTTGCTACCTCGTCAATAAATACGAGCGTTGGTGACCAATTTGCCTATCCTATGCCTCTTGTAAGTAAAAAAGAATCTCAAATAAGAATAGAAAAATTATCTACGCAGCGTCGACGTCTAAAAGTGAGGCAtaaaacacaaaacaaaattcCTTAAATACATGCAAATTCCTCgttccaaatataaattaactttcttGTTTCTTCTTCGTGACTTTCTTGTTAATTAGTTCTTTGGATAAGTCAAGATAACACGTATCTGATTAGTACATAATTAGGAGATGTAGATTGACAAGTAATATCTTGATCTTAATAAGGCTTGACTCTGATTAATCtctgattgtaaaatatatgtttatttttattaaatgattatatggACGGGTAAACCAATGACCCAGTGATATTTAGAGCCCATTGCCACTGTAAGACAAcattggagctgtaagaaatttaaccTCTCCTTAGATTGCTGTGCCACCAACCAGCGAACAAAGATTTTATGTCTTGTGCCAGTGGTTATATTGGCTTACTTAACCTTAAGACCGAAACCCAAAAATTCTAATTATCTACTGCTTTTTGGCaacagaatatctgattagtagAGGGGTAAATAGCttgacaggcttgcacaaaaccctataaaaattatatttcatagagGTTGTCCATCCGCCAACATATATATTACTGACCGTCGAAATTGGTACTTTcagaaatgataataattaattcgttcaccaaagaaattaaaaatgttgttacaTGTGCCTGCTTTGAAAGCTACTAAATAACAACTCccctgattttaataaatagcaaaatctCATATCCACATTATATTGCTACATTTAATGATccgacaatattttaaatttatattctaatttatttataaacaattctaGTCATTGatgagtaagtaagtaagttatGTCATTTTTGCAGTTACCCGTGGCCTTCGTTAAAATAACGTCATTGTGAAACTCTTCCTACTATCGTAATTACCAAAGGTCATTACCGGCAGTCATTTCCACCGCACgtcattagttttaaaattaaatcatttaaaaacatgCATATCATCAACATTTATTAAGGCTAGTGTAACGTACGTATTGACCTtgttttaactattataataatcgttTATATTCTAAAACTAAACTTGGAAATTGTACCCTGAACTTGTGTGTTTTGCATAGGAATAACAATTTGATGGCAAGTATTGTTTAATTGATAccagattaataaaatagacgTCAACTATGAACTTATAACATTGAATAATAGCATTCATAACGTACacacatatttacaaattattcttaTGTTTAAAGGGAAAGTGTATTTACAAGAataagggtcataacatctttaATTCCACAACAGCGTTTTTACTGAGTAATAAGTATTAGTAGCTTCTTCCAGTATATATTGCGGTAAGTGTCCATCTGCCATCGTATTAGGTCTTtttgtggtcaccaccgcccatagacaatggcactgtaagaaatattaaccattctttacatcaccaatgcgccaccaacctcgggaattaagatgttatgtcccttgggcctgtagttacactggctcggtcacccttcaagccggaacacagcaatactgacgggcgggctagcacaaagctcGTCTGCCTTCCTTttatgaataagaaaaaaaaacatgactgACTTCATATTCTAATTAGTTATCTTATATTGCCGATGCGTTGCTAAACGTAACTTGCACTTGTGTAACGGCTTGCTAATCTATGTCGTTTATGTTTACACACGCAcacattttaacatttcacCGCACACGCTCAACTGATAGAGCAGGCATACACACATATACTCAAATGAAAATACTTACATGTTTACTTACATGTTAAGGTCTAATTTCACACTAAAACATAACGACACTTGTGGTACATCActgcaaataaaattaacgtaaCTCGAAGGAAATGTATCCGTCTCGGCAAGTCGGACGGTTAGCCAACATCGAGGCAAACATTTCTCAACTTAGACTAGCTGAAGCGAACGATCATAAGTTTCGATATCTGTtaagaattacatttaaaaagccTACTTATAATGGCATTTACGAGAAAAGTTATGGATTTAATGTAAACAATTGAACAAATTATACCTTTACAATTTACCACGATACcgctttttaaatcttttaccCTATGTTTTAGTCAGCTCGTGACCACAGCAGGGGTCTCTGTCAAAACATCCGGCTAAACAAAAGGTAT
This window encodes:
- the LOC125070182 gene encoding acetylcholinesterase-like; amino-acid sequence: MKYYWIVLWSLWAGRLVRQPTLPVRVRSGLVRGSMAADGTHISYLGIPYASYEQRFQSSRPSPQWEGTLEAIEEHIRCSQRFSKSLILGQENCLTLNVYTPAQPADKLRPVMVYIHGGGFRDGSGSPFLYGPDYLVKHDVILVTFNYRLEVLGFLCLGIEDAPGNVGLKDQVQALLWVKRNIRAFGGDPDNVTLFGESAGSASVLYHIISPLSKGLFQRAIMQSGSAMSPWSLQFEPMKTARELAKQMGYNLEDPHQLYELFQSKSAEELLSTRIPRLEGDVVLSENIFVPCVEKKIPNEEQFISDVPFNLISKEMYNKVPIIMGYNNAEGYMFVGKENDTTKSQFNFYSAMPRDLEFVLNDDKVKIAQQLQKIYNGSNNSDDMLLRLSEFEGDSGIIYPVTITTEMLAKSNKHPVYAYKLSYDGWMNILKMLIKFWKYPGATHADDLFYMFKMKVTLVQSFFEMDTINRITTLWTNFAKYGDPSPAITQELPMKWLPVDKNDPHLLVIDRKFSSEPLWDDDKLLFWNKTYSKFRRKK